In one window of Neofelis nebulosa isolate mNeoNeb1 chromosome 15, mNeoNeb1.pri, whole genome shotgun sequence DNA:
- the LOC131496481 gene encoding basic proline-rich protein-like: protein MSPGVVTSSTNSVQDTPRATPAYHPARAGGTRHHKPRMRTLPSSCHFPHFRFRPGAVAGGFRSRSMLRGRGLPAARRPAGKGEERERESGAGQRPARGRGGKPPGPRAPPPRCALPGRCSPAPPAPAGAPPVPPARVSAPPPRGSSSRPRLWLCALGGGPALPSYLRPRLHRAPPSVSLPYLLLGRTGNRIQSTPCENMYNPFCLLCSRRN, encoded by the exons ATGTCGCCCGGGGTCGTCACATCGTCAACGAACTCCGTACAGGACACCCCACGTGCCACACCTGCCTACCACCCTGCTAGGGCGGGTGGTACTAGACACCACAAACCGCGCATGCGAACGCTCCCCTCTTCTTGCCACTTCCCTCACTTCCGCTTCCGTCCGGGTGCAGTCGCCGGAGGATT CCGCTCGCGCTCTATGCTCCGCGGTCGCGGGCTgcccgccgcccgccggcccGCCGGGAAGG gtgaggagagggagagggagagcggtGCGGGGCAGCGGCCGGCTCGCGGCCGGGGTGGAAAGCCCCCGGGACCCCGCGCGCCTCCCCCGCGCTGTGCGCTCCCGGGGAGGTGTAGCCCCGCGCCCCCTGCGCCCGCCGGCGCGCCTCCCGTCCCCCCGGCCCGGGTGTCCGCGCCTCCTCCCCGCGGCAGCAGCTCACGGCCCCGGCTCTGGCTCTGCGCCCTCGGCGGTGGCCCCGCTTTGCCTTCGTACCTGCGCCCCCGCCTCCACCGAGCGCCGCCGAGTGTCTCCCTGCCGTACCTCCTTCTGGGCCG GACAGGAAACCGCATCCAATCAACACCCTGTGAAAATATGTACAATCCTTTCTGCTTACTGTGCTCGCGGCGTAATTGA
- the TFB2M gene encoding dimethyladenosine transferase 2, mitochondrial isoform X3 gives MSVPRLMLSSLAGAGRFCVLGSGAARWKSVRARNRRGLSDLHPQLSPSQGFRDSPSWMPKNRSEPRSYITNPKLATTLVQILQKENRNRHQLFLECNPGPGIVTQALLESQAKVIALECNRTFLPHLQSLRKKVNRKLEVVHCDFFKLDPRNSGIVKPPIMLSETLFQNLGIEALPWSEDNPLRVVGIFPAKNEKKILWKLLYDLYSSTSIYSYGRVQLNMFIAEKEYEKLVADPQNNLYQPLSVLWQVACEIKLLHVEPWSSFSVYNQVGGSKKSKNKQCFMKRHATLMDHLQSLSPVNAVAILKEIEKDGDMKITDLYPEDFKLLFETIESFRESCRWLFDDSLEDIIL, from the exons ATGTCGGTCCCGCGGCTGATGCTGTCATCCTTGGCCGGCGCTGGTCGCTTTTGCGTTTTGGGGTCAGGAGCGGCGAGGTGGAAGAGCGTCCGGGCGCGGAACCGCCGCGGCTTGTCTGACCTCCACCCGCAGCTGTCGCCCAGCCAGGGTTTCAGAGACTCGCCCTCGTGGATGCCCAAGAACCGCTCAGAGCCCCGGAGTTACATAACCAATCCGAAACTCGCCACGACCTTGGTGCAGATACTGCAGAAAGAGAACAGGAACCGTCACCAGCTCTTCCTGGAGTGCAATCCAG GTCCTGGAATCGTGACCCAAGCATTACTTGAAAGCCAGGCCAAAGTGATTGCCCTTGAGTGTAACAGAACTTTTCTTCCACATTTGCAG tCGCTGCGAAAAAAGGTGAATAGAAAACTAGAAGTGGTCCACTGTGACTTCTTTAAACTGGATCCTAGAAATTCTGGAATAGTAAAACCTCCCATTATGCTTTCAGAAACACTTTTTCAGAATTTGGGAATAGAAGCACTTCCTTGGTCAGAAG ATAACCCATTAAGAGTAGTTGGAATCTTCCCagctaaaaatgagaaaaagatactTTGGAAACTTTTGTATGACCTGTATTCTTCTACTTCTATATACAGTTATGGACGAGTACAGCTAAATATGTTTATTGCTGAGAAGGAATACGAG aaaCTGGTGGCAGATCCCCAAAATAACCTGTATCAACCATTAAGTGTGCTCTGGCAAGTAGCTTGTGAGATTAAGCTTCTGCATGTG GAGCCTTGGTCCTCATTCAGTGTATATAACCAAGTTGGGGGATCAAAAAAGTCGAAGAATAAG CAGTGTTTTATGAAGCGCCATGCCACGCTAATGGACCATTTACA GTCATTGAGTCCAGTTAATGCAGTAGCTATActgaaggaaatagagaaagatggagacatgAAAATAACAGATCTGTACCCTGAAGACTTTAAACTGCTTTTTGAAACTATAGAGTCTTTCAGAGAATCTTGTAGGTGGCTCTTTGATGACTCCCTAGAAGACATAATCTTGTAG
- the TFB2M gene encoding dimethyladenosine transferase 2, mitochondrial isoform X1, which yields MSVPRLMLSSLAGAGRFCVLGSGAARWKSVRARNRRGLSDLHPQLSPSQGFRDSPSWMPKNRSEPRSYITNPKLATTLVQILQKENRNRHQLFLECNPGPGIVTQALLESQAKVIALECNRTFLPHLQSLRKKVNRKLEVVHCDFFKLDPRNSGIVKPPIMLSETLFQNLGIEALPWSEDNPLRVVGIFPAKNEKKILWKLLYDLYSSTSIYSYGRVQLNMFIAEKEYEKLVADPQNNLYQPLSVLWQVACEIKLLHVEPWSSFSVYNQVGGSKKSKNKESLEQINKQNMCFIQLTPLQNLFTENLTSVNYDIFFHMLKQCFMKRHATLMDHLQSLSPVNAVAILKEIEKDGDMKITDLYPEDFKLLFETIESFRESCRWLFDDSLEDIIL from the exons ATGTCGGTCCCGCGGCTGATGCTGTCATCCTTGGCCGGCGCTGGTCGCTTTTGCGTTTTGGGGTCAGGAGCGGCGAGGTGGAAGAGCGTCCGGGCGCGGAACCGCCGCGGCTTGTCTGACCTCCACCCGCAGCTGTCGCCCAGCCAGGGTTTCAGAGACTCGCCCTCGTGGATGCCCAAGAACCGCTCAGAGCCCCGGAGTTACATAACCAATCCGAAACTCGCCACGACCTTGGTGCAGATACTGCAGAAAGAGAACAGGAACCGTCACCAGCTCTTCCTGGAGTGCAATCCAG GTCCTGGAATCGTGACCCAAGCATTACTTGAAAGCCAGGCCAAAGTGATTGCCCTTGAGTGTAACAGAACTTTTCTTCCACATTTGCAG tCGCTGCGAAAAAAGGTGAATAGAAAACTAGAAGTGGTCCACTGTGACTTCTTTAAACTGGATCCTAGAAATTCTGGAATAGTAAAACCTCCCATTATGCTTTCAGAAACACTTTTTCAGAATTTGGGAATAGAAGCACTTCCTTGGTCAGAAG ATAACCCATTAAGAGTAGTTGGAATCTTCCCagctaaaaatgagaaaaagatactTTGGAAACTTTTGTATGACCTGTATTCTTCTACTTCTATATACAGTTATGGACGAGTACAGCTAAATATGTTTATTGCTGAGAAGGAATACGAG aaaCTGGTGGCAGATCCCCAAAATAACCTGTATCAACCATTAAGTGTGCTCTGGCAAGTAGCTTGTGAGATTAAGCTTCTGCATGTG GAGCCTTGGTCCTCATTCAGTGTATATAACCAAGTTGGGGGATCAAAAAAGTCGAAGAATAAG gaatcattagaacaaataaataaacaaaacatgtgtTTTATTCAGTTGACTCCTCTTCAGaatttatttacagaaaatttaacATCTGTTAATTATGACATATTTTTTCACATGTTAAAGCAGTGTTTTATGAAGCGCCATGCCACGCTAATGGACCATTTACA GTCATTGAGTCCAGTTAATGCAGTAGCTATActgaaggaaatagagaaagatggagacatgAAAATAACAGATCTGTACCCTGAAGACTTTAAACTGCTTTTTGAAACTATAGAGTCTTTCAGAGAATCTTGTAGGTGGCTCTTTGATGACTCCCTAGAAGACATAATCTTGTAG
- the TFB2M gene encoding dimethyladenosine transferase 2, mitochondrial isoform X2, giving the protein MSVPRLMLSSLAGAGRFCVLGSGAARWKSVRARNRRGLSDLHPQLSPSQGFRDSPSWMPKNRSEPRSYITNPKLATTLVQILQKENRNRHQLFLECNPGPGIVTQALLESQAKVIALECNRTFLPHLQSLRKKVNRKLEVVHCDFFKLDPRNSGIVKPPIMLSETLFQNLGIEALPWSEDNPLRVVGIFPAKNEKKILWKLLYDLYSSTSIYSYGRVQLNMFIAEKEYEKLVADPQNNLYQPLSVLWQVACEIKLLHVAVIIWDTLTAENSKKCFGFVYLPSRSLGPHSVYITKLGDQKSRRIRSLSPVNAVAILKEIEKDGDMKITDLYPEDFKLLFETIESFRESCRWLFDDSLEDIIL; this is encoded by the exons ATGTCGGTCCCGCGGCTGATGCTGTCATCCTTGGCCGGCGCTGGTCGCTTTTGCGTTTTGGGGTCAGGAGCGGCGAGGTGGAAGAGCGTCCGGGCGCGGAACCGCCGCGGCTTGTCTGACCTCCACCCGCAGCTGTCGCCCAGCCAGGGTTTCAGAGACTCGCCCTCGTGGATGCCCAAGAACCGCTCAGAGCCCCGGAGTTACATAACCAATCCGAAACTCGCCACGACCTTGGTGCAGATACTGCAGAAAGAGAACAGGAACCGTCACCAGCTCTTCCTGGAGTGCAATCCAG GTCCTGGAATCGTGACCCAAGCATTACTTGAAAGCCAGGCCAAAGTGATTGCCCTTGAGTGTAACAGAACTTTTCTTCCACATTTGCAG tCGCTGCGAAAAAAGGTGAATAGAAAACTAGAAGTGGTCCACTGTGACTTCTTTAAACTGGATCCTAGAAATTCTGGAATAGTAAAACCTCCCATTATGCTTTCAGAAACACTTTTTCAGAATTTGGGAATAGAAGCACTTCCTTGGTCAGAAG ATAACCCATTAAGAGTAGTTGGAATCTTCCCagctaaaaatgagaaaaagatactTTGGAAACTTTTGTATGACCTGTATTCTTCTACTTCTATATACAGTTATGGACGAGTACAGCTAAATATGTTTATTGCTGAGAAGGAATACGAG aaaCTGGTGGCAGATCCCCAAAATAACCTGTATCAACCATTAAGTGTGCTCTGGCAAGTAGCTTGTGAGATTAAGCTTCTGCATGTG GCAGTAATAATCTGGGACACTTTGACTGCAGAAAACTCAAagaaatgttttggttttgtttatcttCCCTCAAGGAGCCTTGGTCCTCATTCAGTGTATATAACCAAGTTGGGGGATCAAAAAAGTCGAAGAATAAG GTCATTGAGTCCAGTTAATGCAGTAGCTATActgaaggaaatagagaaagatggagacatgAAAATAACAGATCTGTACCCTGAAGACTTTAAACTGCTTTTTGAAACTATAGAGTCTTTCAGAGAATCTTGTAGGTGGCTCTTTGATGACTCCCTAGAAGACATAATCTTGTAG